AGCCGAAGGTGCCCAGACCGATTGTGAGATCGAGGGCGGTGTACTGCGCGACGGCCACAACCGCCATGATGCAGAGCATCACTCCGTAAAACAGCAGCGATTCGCGGTCAGACCGTGAGCCTTGGGTAGGTACAGACGGCGCCTGCGTTCGGATCCTCCGACCGTGGATCACCTCGGCGTACCAGGGCCAGATCGTCACGGACACACCGAGCAGAAGGACGGTCTCAATCAGAATCGCTCCGGCACTCAGCACCACCAAGTCAGCTGCGGCTGTCGCGTCGTTCATCCGTGTAGCCCCCATGAATTCGTAGTCCTGCCGATGCCGGCTGGGCACCACCGCATTACGGTGACAGGTCCGGCCGACACTTCGTGGAGATACAACTTCGCCTAGTGTCGTGCACGGAAAGTGCCTTGGTTAAGTCGTAGACTGAGGTATGCCGCGCTCAGGACGTCCCAAAGCCGAACTGACCTTGACTGCTGAGGAGCGTGAGCAGTTGACGCGCGATGTCCGGCGGGCCACTTCGGCCCAGGCGCTGGCCCTGCGGTCGAAAATCGTGTTGGCGTGCGCTGATGGGCTCGACAACAAGACGGTGGCCGACCAGGTGCGGTGCTCGGCGAACACGGTGTCCAAGTGGCGCAAGCGGTTCATCGAGCGGCGGCTGGATGGCCTGCTGGACCAGGAGCGTCCAGGTCGTCCCCGCACGATCAGCGTGGACCAGGTCGAGGACGTGATCGTCGCGACGCTGGAGTCCACGCCGGCGAACGCGACGCATTGGACCAGGTCGAAGATGGCCACGCGGACAGGCCTGTCCAAGACCACGATCGGCAAGATCTGGAAGGACTTCGGGCTCAAGCCCCACAAGGCCGACCACTTCAAGCTCTCCACCGACCCGTTGTTCATCGACAAGCTCTACGACGTGATGGGGCTGTACTTGAATCCGCCTGAGGCAGCGGTGGTGCTCTGTGTTGACGAGTTATGCAAGGCCTCGCATAACTCGCCTGATGTGAAGCCCACTAAGCTGAATGACCGAACTCAGGACTGAGGCTGACCGAGGTCGGTGTCCAGGCGGCGGCTGACTGCATCCACTTCGCGCAAGGGCCGCCGTTGCGCTGGTCACGGCCGTCAGCGGCCGCCGAGGGCGCCGAGGGTGGTTTGGACCAGGAGGTCGGGGCGGCCGTCGGGGTCGGTCAGCTCGGGGGCGTCGTCGGGGAGGAGGGCCACCTCGTGCATCAGGGCCAGGTAGACCTGGCGGCACCAGGCCGGGCGGGGGGCGGTGATCGTGCCGTCGGCGTACAGGCGGGTGAACAGGAGGTCCAGGCCGTCCCGGACCTCGGGCTCGGTCGACAGGCCGAGGCTGATCGAAAACGGGTGGCTTGCCTTGAGTTCGAAGACGATTTCCGTCACGCGGTGCAGGGCGATCAGGGGTGGCGCCGTGCGCACCCGGGCCTGCTCGAGCCCGAGCAGGTAGCGCTCGTGGAGCCCGGCGCGCATCGACTCCAGCAACACCTGGCGGGAGGCGAAGCGGCGGTGGACGGTGGCGCGGGCGACCCCTGCGGCGTCGCCGATGCGTTCCAAAGAGGCGTTCGGGTCGGCAGCGAGCACGTCTTCGGCGGCCTTGAGGATCCGGTACGTGCTTCGTTCCGCGTCCGCTCTCATCGTGGATCAC
The Kribbella italica DNA segment above includes these coding regions:
- a CDS encoding IS630 family transposase, which encodes MTRDVRRATSAQALALRSKIVLACADGLDNKTVADQVRCSANTVSKWRKRFIERRLDGLLDQERPGRPRTISVDQVEDVIVATLESTPANATHWTRSKMATRTGLSKTTIGKIWKDFGLKPHKADHFKLSTDPLFIDKLYDVMGLYLNPPEAAVVLCVDELCKASHNSPDVKPTKLNDRTQD
- a CDS encoding TetR/AcrR family transcriptional regulator, with the translated sequence MRADAERSTYRILKAAEDVLAADPNASLERIGDAAGVARATVHRRFASRQVLLESMRAGLHERYLLGLEQARVRTAPPLIALHRVTEIVFELKASHPFSISLGLSTEPEVRDGLDLLFTRLYADGTITAPRPAWCRQVYLALMHEVALLPDDAPELTDPDGRPDLLVQTTLGALGGR